The Salarias fasciatus chromosome 12, fSalaFa1.1, whole genome shotgun sequence DNA segment caattcACTCTCAAAAATCTAAAACATTTTTGCCCTTGTTGAGGACATAAAAAGGCAGAGCCTTTTGCAGCTAGCACTTGGCCTCATCTttacatgcgcacacacacacacacaccaattaacaGTCTTGTATAACTTTACGAACATGCCAGTGAATGATGAGGAATACTCCAGAGAGACCAGACACAGGCACAGGAACCCATCAAAGGTTTGGAGAGAAAGTCTCTGTCGGCCAGCAGGTTTAAAACCAGGAATCATCTTGCCGTGCAAACCAATGTATCGGTGTTTTTGAAATAATTATAGTTCAGATGGCACAAATGGTGCAATTCATTTTTTGAGAAAAACCTGTGTGTCATTGCTTTTGGGTGGGTTTTTTCCTCTGTAACTGGGAAAAGTGGGTAATATTAACAATAATAACTTACCAATGTTGCATATTTTTGCAGATACCTTTTGATGCTGGGTCAACAGCACTGATACCCTGAACGACCACAGCAGATCACATGCAGTCTCAGGTAAAGTATTGCCGTTTACCAGCTGATTGTCTTCAACGAGTGCTTTCAATAATCCAGGGCTAATACTCATTTAGTGTGACACATGTCCAGTCAAGTGTCACAAAAGCATGCCTGTGGTGCAGATAGTCATTACCACAGGGCACAGGGGGCTTTCCCATGACCCCTGACAAGTGCACAGAGAGGGCCGCAGCCTCTGATTGAAACACACGGAGGAGGGCGACCGGTCATCCTGGGTCGactggagtaaaaaaaaagttactatGGAGACCACAAGGTCACAGCTAACTCTGCTCGATTTTGAAGTCGACGTGCAGAGACCCCCACCGCAACCTCCCAGGCCCCAGCTCCACCTCCTGGACGAAGAACAGGGAGGACGGGTGAATAGAGAGTTAATGGGCTCATAATGGTCCTCTCCTGTTTCAGCGCCCCCGCTCTGCACCTTGAATGAAGCCTTTCTGCCGTCGAGGCAAGAGAGATGATGGAGTGGGTGGACGGCCACGTCCCCCCGCTCGTGCTTTAAATAAATTAGGGACCTTTTCATCGGAGGCTCCCCCACTGAGGCCGGTTATCCTCTGGAGAATAGCCCGACTGTTAACAAGTTCACATGACCTCGCGTGGAGAGCGTTGTTTACTCTTGGCAAGCAGGAGGACATGACAGGAGCAAAGTTCACTCAGTGTTTTAGCTCATCTATATTTCTCATTTCCCCTTTTCTTTAGCAAAGTGCGCAAGTGGCCGGAGAACCAAATGGCTCCGAGGGTGTTTTCCCCGGGGGGGCTGGAGTTTCTTCACATCAACACATCCTCACTTCTCCAGAGCTGACCCACGAGGTGGTCATCATCTCCCCCGGGCTCCCCACGCCTCCTCTCAGCCCTTTCCGCTCAGCCAGGCAGTCATCTGGAGACTTCAAGGTACCTTCAGGAGGCTGAGTGAAGGCTGCTGGGGATTTTTAGTAAACAAGTGCTCCTCCCTGTGGAAAAATGAGGCATCACATGCTGTAGAAAACCAGCATGTGATGCCTCATTTTTCACTGCTGAAGCTTTGGAGCTACATCACACCATTtaattcatgcatttatttcctTTGCTAGGTGTCAGAGGTCAATGGAGGCAGCCCAGGAACTCTCAGCTTTGGCTCATACTATGGACCGTCACAGTCACACAGTAGGATGATGACTTTTTACATCACTTTGACCATAAGTTGTTATTAACGGCATATTTAAGAAGGTAATTGAGGATCAGAATAGAGTGACACTATGTTGTATGTATTGTTGATTATGGACatgtgagataaaaaaaaaaaaacggagttTATATGTCTTGacagtgcaaataaataaagttgccACTGAATGACCTTCAACCCAGTGTTTACTACATTAAACACAATTTAAGTAAAATCAAAACCAAATATTTtactaattaaaaaagaaaataaaatttaaagctCTATTTGACGTTGAAAACTCAGATATTTAATATGTAATCAACACTGGTGACTGAAAACCTGTGTCTATACTGGGAACCCAGGCGGACTGTCGAATGGTGTCCAGGCTGCGGGGACTTTACCACGGAGCTGGACGCCCACCAGGGAGGAGAGGCTCATCAAGTTCCAAGGCATCGGACCGGTGGATGAGACTGGGATGCCCATCGCCTCCAGATCGGTAAGACCCCACTACTTTGAACTTATTCACCAAACACTTTATTTCACTGTAGTGTGTTTGATGGGGAGTGTTCTACTGTTCTGTTTCTGAACTGGTCTCCTCTGTCATGTGACTGATAGTGTAAAGTCATGAAGACATGATTTGCCAGGATTATTTACTTTCTGCACCTCCCTTCTGTTCTTGCATCAGAGTGTTAACAAGCCCAGAGACTGGTACAAGAGCATGTTCAGACAGATTCACAAGAAGCCAGAGGGTAAAtatactcctcctcctcctcctcctcctcctcctcctcctttcacaCACTTGACTCCAGCGCACATTCCTCGCTGTCAGCGTCAGGTACAACAGAGGTTATTCAGCAAACAGATTATTGCAGGGGCAAAATAAGACATGATGAAAGAGCCCTAAAGTCTAATGTCATCTCAGTTCATGCGATCTGACATTAATCCAGCTTCTTATGTCAGCCCCTCCTACACCCAGGTTTCATTTATCTCTATTTTGTGTTGCATAATAGTGTTTTATGAACAGTATACTCATCACAggtgtatcttttttttttttttgcataaatttTAAGTCAGATTTGTATTTTGTGGCAATATTTCTGTGCTTTTTCTTCAGTCAGATTGTGTTATAGCTCAGTGTACTGGGAAAGAAACGCTACGTGGGCAGCAATTCCCAGCAAAACACATGTTGTCATAACAGCGACAGGATTTGCGAGAATAATCTTGCTGGAATATACAATTCAGGGAGTATATACTCCCATAACAAAAGCTTCCAGTCactttgtttatattttgaatTAAACTTTATGACTTTATCATTACATTACATGACAACATGActcaaaattatttttttgctcAACAGAACTGGAGGATTTGGAGCCGTGGTCGACTGAGAGTGAGCACATCCAATCAGTCTATCATTGCTGTCTTGTTATTGTAGTAATTTTTCTGTCTGagactgatccactgatccatgCGCAGGGTTCCAGTTGTCTGCCAACACAGAGGAAAGCAACGAAGCAGACATGAATCTCTTCAGGCTAACGCCTCACGGGGCTcttccagactggtgagtttaCACTGAGTCGATGCAGCTTCTTTCTTCGGGGTCACGGGATGACTCCTcatatcccagcatgcagcatGTACTGGAGGGAAAACAGGCACATCACATGGCGCACTGAGGGCAACCTGACAATCAATCACCAAACACCTTTCGGGCAATTTAATTAAAAGacgcagagttttttttttcttcaagttgGTTACAAAACAGGTCAATGACAAAGTGAACATGTACAGTGGCAGAAGATGATTTAAGTTTAATGTCCTTTTGTAAATATGTCCGTCACTTTGTGCAAAGTCAAGTCAACAAGACTTGAAATTCCACAAAACTCATCAATAATTTTGATGTCCTGAAATGCCTGTAGGCTTACCGCTTGGCAAGTTGTATAATGTGTGCAAAAATATGCACTTATGTATCATGCAGGCCGAaagctgaggagaaaaaaatgtgcagtcGAGACAAGTTTGGATTTGTTCTAACAGGCACTCACAATGAGGCCATGATTAAGTTGCTgtccgtggtgtgtgtgtgtgtgtgtgtgtgtgtgtgtgtgtgtgtgtgtgtgtgtgtgtgtgtgtgtgtgtgtgtgtttcggggTGTTTCGTTTCAGGAGCGAAGATGTAGATAAGCTATCAGAGCCAGGAAAGCAGCACCGTCAACCGAAGAGTATCTTCGACTTTGAGCCTGGAAAGACGAGCGGCTCTGAGAGCCACGGCCAGGTAGGAGCTCACACGCAGCCAGAGCAGAAAGACGCTCTGATATCACTCTGATTCCTCCACAAAAAATGAATTTGCGTGGCTTCTTCACCCTTAGATTTGCCTGGTATTGTTGTTGGTTCCCATCACTGCATCTCTTTGTGTAGTCTGCTCCTTTTTCCCACCGTGGAGCTCAACAGCAGGCCGGTCACCTTTTCTTACGGGATTACAGTCTAAGTCCTCGTATTTCACCTTCTCACGCGAGGTATCTGATGACTTGTGAGTGAAGTTAGTGGtacctgctgcagaggaagcctTCTACTATTCATTGGTTAGGTTTTTCACACAAGAACAGGCTCCCAGGTTTGTGGCTGTGCCAGGTTTTATCCTTAAAGTTGGTGATTTACAAGCTTTTGAGGGCGACTCTTCTGGGattgttatttattgttttgtgtaCCCTGCACTGTCTGGGTGCTGCATTGACAGAGTACGCAATCATTTGTGTACTTGAGATGTGCACTGTGTATTTGAACGTCCCCGATGAGTCACACAGTGGTGTCTTGAAGATTTCTTTCCAATGGCTCATGCAACAATGTCCCAgatcttgtgtgttttgtgccaCACCggtgaagaaaagaaatcttTGTTTCCACTCCCCCACAGGAGCTGAGGTGTCTTGTGATTCGTATTACGGCGTTAACCTCTTGTGGTGTGCAACAGCTGACAGCACAGGGactgatttcattttctttttatgacAAAGGCTAAAGTTGAATCCCCCTGGACAGTGTTGAAaaattcactcacacacacacacacacacacacacacacacacagaccataTCAGGTGTTGAGCTGCTTCACAGCGACATTTTAGTCTGTGATTTCAGTGAGGATTACTCCTAACTAACTGGGAAGGTTCTGGCATTCAGGAAGAAATGTTCAGCCAagattttacaaaataaaaaaaataaaaaaaaagaggctcaACTTCTCGCCACTGAAGCCTTTTAAAGACATGCTGGACGGCAGGATCAGCTGCAGGTGGGGTTATGTCTTTCTAAGGAGAGGGTGAAAGAAGCATTGCTGAACTCCAGGAGTTTGCAACTACTAGAAACCGGACCTCCACCCTGCGTCCAAATGCACTCTGAGAAGCTGTAATTATTGTACTGACTGCTGTGCATGTAGGAAACGTTGCTATTTTTGAATGTAATAAGGAATTCGACTTGCTGTTTCCAGTTGTTTTTGCTTCACTTTAATTCTTCGACAGCACAAGACCAAACGTGTTGAAGGGTTCTTCATTTTATAGATAAACACAGTTTTGATGCACATCATGAACTGAAATATTCATCCAATGCTTCTGTGATCTACCTTAGGGTTGTGGGGCGCTGGTTTTACCCCGGCTGACTCTGGGTGAAGCAGCGTACACAGAGAGACAataccacacactcacatttccaTTTATGAGAAATTTTGACTCTTTTTCTGTAACATTTCTTCTTTGCTTGTGTTTCTTTCTTGTAGACTCAGTTATTCCCATCAAAACAGCCTGAAAGGGAAAAGTCTCCTTCAATTGAGGTGAGTGTCTCCAAATCAACTTAAATTTATAGCTCTCGGCGTAACAATGGTTCATTGAAAACTGTGAATGAGATGTTGTTATCTTTAAAAATAAGACTCTGTATTAGTGTTGTAACCATGCCATTGCGTTACTCCATCACTGCTTGAGCTCAGGCCAGTCTGGTATCTGAGCTGAGTCGATTTGAGGCTGAACTGGATTCGGAGATTCAGGGCCTAGAGCGAAGCCTCCTAGAGAAGAAGCAGCATCGAGGCCGGGGTGAGGtactgagcccccctcctgacTCTCTCCCCTGTAGCATCCCCACACTCCCACCCGCCGTCCGAGCACATCCCCCTCCTACCGTCACCGTCACGTCCCTCTCTCAGTGAAAGCTGTGTGTCAGTACGGTTCCCCTGCTTGCCGGCTTTGATCACATAAatgtttttccccccctgtgTGAACTGGACGACCACCTCAGTGTTGCCTGCCTGTCTTGCACTTGGATGATTCTGCACGATAATCACCTGCCTGAAAGTTTCCCACAGCAAACCTAGAACtgcctgccaaaaaaaaaaaaaaagaagaaataaactaCTAAAGGATCAATCGCCTTTGAATCATTTTTGATATGTTGTTTTGTTGCACCGCCGGGACTGTTTAATAGTGTTTGATTCTCATGCTTCTCCTGTGATTGCATTTGGCTTCAGAGGCTGCAGTTTGACTGAAATACCAAGCAGCTCAGACAGATCAtgggttgtgttgttgtttgtagGCTGAGGAGGATAGGACCCAGGGGATTTCTTGCTCCTTTGGGAGTGGTCAGCACCTCCACTTTGTCTGAGTTGTTGTGAGATTTGCTCCGAGCTGTGAGGTACGGAGGGCcgctgcagggggaaaaaaactttttaatgcTCGCTCTGCTTGCAGGAGACTCGAGGCAGAGGTCCAGAGACTGCTCCACACTACACCGGCACCACTAACTACAAGTAAGTTTATCACCACACTCCTAATGAAAACGCCTATAATAAAATGATTATTGCATGTAGAATTTGTCATGTTTCAGTTACTTTTGAGATGTATTTTTACACTTTCTTTGGCTTTATATTATCTAAGGAAAAACATTCTTCACTCAGATTGTACTGTTGTCTGTGAACATTCCTACGACAGAGTAAAGAAGATTTAGGTCTAatattgttgctgtttttatgcattttgttCACCGATAACTGACAAGCACAGTTTATATTATTGCACCATGCAACACAGTTGAAAATCATGCTCTTGATTGGGATGTTTTGTGGATCTATTCACGCATACAAAACGAGTTAATAGTAAATCCAAGGCCAGCTGCCACATAACAGACCTCCTGTGAGCAGAACTCCCCACCTCTAAATCCATTGTGATATTGCTTCATTGCTTATTAGTAACTCTGCTTTACTTCATGCAGCTTTAGGAAAGTGAGCTCTGCTAAAGGATCGAGCAGCCATGAATACTTTCAGGATACCTGTGGTAGAGGCACTGTTAGCAGGCTGTTCATTTAACAAGTTCAAGTACAGTCTTCATTACATCAAGCAGCAGACTGCATTCCACATTTCTCACCATGTGTGTAATGCATTCTTGGAGGAttctcactgctgtttttctggGTTGGATTCATGGGTAATGACCTTTTCCAGTCCAGGAGGTTTCATTCTAAACAAGCAAAGTGTCCGCTGCCTCCTCACTGCTTCTTGGACTGGACTGTTGCTGTCCAGCTGTAAACATGGCGACACTAAACTACTGTCTGGAAATATGGAAATTAATTCAGAGGGAGGCAAATAGGAAACTTCTGATTCCCCGAAACAGAGACCGACGGATCTCATCAGGGGCTGACAGGACTGTGAAGATAAATGCAGCTCCCATACTTTATTGAAACCAGAGTTTCAATTCAAGGGCAGGTCACCCAGTGtcctctgctggagctgcatgATGATTTGTTTCATCTGTGTCCAGTGTGTGAAGCCCAGCTGCAAGCAGATGTGCTGTACAATGAATCTGCAGGAAGGCGCCACACACGCCGCTGTCCTTCAGCTGTATGCTGACACTGCGACaataacataaacacagaaCGTTAAAgcgtttattttctttttcacagcaACTTCTCAGCAACAAAGCAGCCCGTCCAGCGCTCTGTCGCTCCGTCCTCAGCCTCGGCTCCTTCGTATGGTAAATATAGACTTAAATCTTTCTGTTAGAGCTTGCAGAATAGTAAGTGTTTACTATGCAGTAGCTTTATTATTTTGCTAAAAACACTTAATTACAAATATTAGTtgaaaaattgttttttaatctttattaaaTCCACTGTCCCAATTAAAGTAATtgaaaaattgaattaaattaaagccTTGCATCTAAAGAAAAGAGGCTCTTTGTTCAATCAGACAGAAACATAGAAGATGAAACTTTAAGTGATCAGCATCAGTAATcggtattgtttttttctgatggtCCTGTGCTTCTGTGTTGTTTCCTGCCCTGGTATTTCACCTCTTTATCGCAGCTGACGTAAACCTGGAAAGTCTGTGCAGTTTTTTCCCTATAGAAACAGCTGTGGATGGGTGGGGAGGAAGCCCGCAAAAATAGGAAGTCCAGCTCGGAAGACCTGATTAAAGATTAGCTTTACCCAATTGTTCTTCCTGGAAGTTCAAGAAACCATTTGAACTTGTTAAGCCTGAGACTGCTTTTGCATAGCAACATATTTAACAACATTTACTAAACAAAAGAGCGTTGGCATTAGACTCCACTCACAGCtctgtggatttgtttttcATCCACAGTAGAACGTCTCTCCACTGCAGATGAAATCATGGAGCTTCCACataaaaaagaggagaaaaaggtACATTTCTACTATTTCCTATGTGgtataaacacatgaaaaattGATTATTAACTATTCTCTGTTGCgtgatgtgatttttttattcatgtaatTGCAGCTCTATTTTTCTTCTCATAGCTTTCAATGACTTGTTTTTTCAGATGAAAGCAGCACGAGCCAAATTTAATTTCCAGGCCCAGTCACCTAAGTGAGTTACAGCTGATACCATCAACACGCATTCCTCCTGTTGTGCTCAGTTATTtatgtttctgaaacaaacgcAATAAATCCGTAATAAACAACAATCTGATCAAACATTTGACTTCACAGCTCAGAttgaaaaaacttttaaaacaccaCAGTGTGTTCCTGTGAGACTGTCTGACGTTCTCCTGTTCTGCAGGGAGCTCACGCTGCAGAAAGGCGACATTGTTTACATCCACAGACAGGTCGACGCCAACTGGTTTGAAGGAGAGCATCACGGACGAGCCGGCATTTTCCCTACTTCTTACGTGGAGGTGAGTTTCTCCTTTCTAATATAACAGAATCTCACTGTTACAGTTTGACAGTATGACACCagacttctcctccttcacagaTTCTGCCACCAACAGAGAAGCCGACTCCGATAAAGTCTCCCACTCTCCAGGTTTTGGACTATGGAGAGGCCGTGGCTTTATATAACTTCAATGCGGACCTCCCTGTGGAGCTTTCTTTTCGTAAAGTAAGCGCCTTCATGCTCTCAGAGGTGTTGCTCGGTTCACCTCTCCATGATTACAGATTTATAACTTTAGAGACGAAGCccaaaaagcagttttttttctcagcaatGCATCACTATATGATAAACACTTCAAGATGCTTCAGcatttcattgcttttttttcagaatgttttatGACAGTAAAAATCTTGTCTGTCATTTTAAGTCTGGAAAGTATCAAAACCTCTTGCTGTGACTGCACTGGGCCTTGTTAGGGTGCAGTGGTGATTTGTACTCAATCTAGATGGCTTCTGGAAGCTGCATcatttctataaaaaaaaatcatcacattAGAAGAAGATGTTATGATTCTAGATGTTATGTTGTTGGCTGCACGGTGttgttagcgctcttgcctcacagcaagaaggtcctgggttcaaataccggccggggctcggggcctttctgtgtggagtttgcatgttctccccgtgtgtgcgtgggttccctccgggtactccggcttcctcccacggtccaaaaacatgcatggtaggttaattggtcaccctaaattgcccctaggtatgaatgcgtgagtgaatggttgtctgtctctatatatgtcagccctgcgacagactggcgacctgtccagggtgtaccccgccttcgcccacagcagctgggatcggctccagccacccgcgaccccgaaagggagcagcggcagaaaatgaatgaatgaatgttatGATGTTAGATGATATGTTTCTTGCATAAAAATGGACTTGTTGACTTGGATGCGTTTTATTGAACTACTATCCTCCTGATTACTCTACAAAACGACCTTGCTTGATCTCTGTGTCTCAACAGGGTGAGGTGATCAGCATCAGCAGGCGAGTGGATGATCAGTGGCTGGAGGGCAGGATCTCAGGAACAAACCGCAGTGGGATCTTCCCCGCCTCTTATGTCCAGGTCAACAAGATGCCTCGCACCAAGTACTCCACGGAGGACTACTCGCCGGGCCCCGTGTCCCCCATTCCTCCTGGACCCCAGAGTCCAGGACGCCCACTTCACTCCCCCTGCCACTCGCCGCTGTCGCCTCTCACGCCCACCTCACTGAGCCCCAAACCTCCGCACTCCCCCGTCAAGCCGTCCTCGCCCGTGCCGTACGGCAGCCCCGCCTCACAGTCACGCTCCCCCACCCAGTCACCCGTGTCCAGAGAAATGGGTAACCGTTTGCCGCACGGCACCTCCCGAACCGCTTCACCCACCAGCCTGAACAGCCACTGGTCCGGGACGCACTCGCCGAGTCAGAGCTCCCCGGCTCGAGCCGTCTCGCCCTCCGGGCCGCCTGCGGCGTCGGCGCTCAGAGCGGGAGCTCCCACCGCCAGCAGCCTCAGATACACTGACCCCTCGCAGGTCTGCCTTCACCGCCTCCCCGAGGACGCCCAGCATGTCCGCTCCCCCCCACAGCTTTACTGTTTGTGCTGCCAGGAATGCGGCTCGTCGTTTCTTACGCCGTAATACCTGACATGAGGTTTCTgtttctcccagggggcaataCCAAGCCGGACGGCTCTGTCTAATCCACATGTCAGCTCTCTGCCGCACCAGCGAGCACTAAACCACTCCGCTTCAGCCCTGGGACAAAGGCAACCGTACGTCTTCAAATTCTTCTCttaatttcatcttttttccttttttttcccgcGAAAACAGAATAACTACAATCACCTGAGTTGTGCTGATTTGAGAGACGAGACATTCTGGactgaacacaaacaacagtCAGGGCGATAACCGATGCTTTTATTtataaatgtataaatgtaCAAATTTGATAAGTAAGAAGAGAACAATATGGATTTTTCAAAGTACTGAGAAGAACAAATTGTatttaaaatgtctgaaaagtgAAGATCAAACTGCACATATCCCACACTTTGAAGCCTGTGCTGATAGACCGAATGTTGCAGCTCGGTTGACTTCAATAATTTATTCctcattaaatgtgtttttggtaATATTTTCCATTTCAGGTATAAAGCTGTTTACAACTACAAGCCTCAGAATTCAGACgagctggagctcagagaagGAGACATTGTGCAAGTGATGGAGAAATGTGATGACGGCTGGTTTGTAGGTGAGGTGATTTTGGTGGCTTGCAGTGTGTCTCAACTTAAGATCGCTGAGAAGAGCCGTATTCGGTGTGAGACACTTATTCAGATGTATTTATTGTATAAACACGACTGTTTTAGTTTGGGAGAAACAAAAATCTGTCAAACCTTTTCAGTGGCGCTTCTGAGAACGCATGAGTCAGTAGTGTGTTTGAAGTCATACACAATTCAACAATTAGATGTCTCAGCATTCATTAGGTGCTTCCGCACTTTTTGGAAACATCACAATGCATTTTACTGgtgttttttaattcacatGGTGTTGTGCTTGTTGAAAATACAACAACTACCAGATATATTTTTAGTTCACAAAAGTTAATAAATTACAGTTTCAGAGGAGTTTGGTTGATACAAATTGAGAATATTCTTAGTGTCAGTGCCCCCTCTAGTGGACATTATTAAACATAGCAAGTTTCTGTCAACATCCACTTTTACATCATGGTAACAGTGAACTCTGTGCAGAAGGAACTCTCGCTCAGATCCAAAATGATTAGACCGAGTGTTCACCACGACTTCACCTTGACCCGCAGTTATCATGTGTTTGATTCCGGTTTCTTCCTTGCAGGTACGTCGGAGCGGACTCGTGCTTTCGGAACTTTTCCTGGGAATTACGTTGCACCGGTTTGACTCCCTCACCTGCTGCTTGGCCACACCCATCAGGACTCACGGGAGTTAATGATAACCCTCCTCCCCCATCACCCTCCACATTCCAACACCTGGCTTAGTAAGGCCTGCATGTTCACTAAACCCCCCCTCTGATGGGTGAAGGGAGGGTCGcaatgtgcccccccccccccccccccccccagccctgCATGTTTGCACACACGTCTATGTGTGTGACACAGAGTCACGGAGAGTGTTTTCACCCACATCACTAGAATGGAGAGAATGAATGCTGATGATACTGTTTCAGATGCAGAGAATGGATTGTTTGTTCCACAACTGTTTGCAGCTGCAGGACATTTGCATTCCTTCCCACTGAACAGCACTGTTCCCTCCGAGGTCGACGCTGCATTCAGCTTTTTTGTCCCCACAGTGCAATCACAAACCACTGCTGAGATTTGTGAATGAAATTTCACCCTCTGAACATTCTGTTGGATTAATTCTGTTTCCTTTGAATACTTTTTCCCAGACTTTTCCTCAGACGTTTGAAAAGACCCAGGAATATTCAGAGAAAACTACAAGAACATGTGTAAATAGAACTCACAGTAAAGCACAGTAAGAGCTTCACCGTAAGTTTACAGTCTGCGGGCTTTTATGCAGAAAATTTAATGGACTCAATGCAATGTACTGATTTCTTGAGCAGGTTTggatataaatacatttacaaCACCTGAACAATGAAGTGAATTTCCAAGGCCGGTCATATTCTGTGCTGTTATAGGAGCATTTTGTTTTAGAAATCACATTTAGAAATCACATCTCTGTAAGTTGTACAAGATCAGCTACACTGACCGACTGTAAAACGACAAATGCTTCCATTCCAAACAGTTAATCTTTGAAAGCTGAATTAATGCTGTGTGTCAAAGCTAACATTTAATGACAAGACTCCACTCATTTTATtcctgctgtttgctgctgctgcttttacagAATTCATTGTCAACATTGTCACTTTGAAATCAGTATTTACAAAATCACGAATGTTtgtgccagaaaaaaaaaaacttttgcaaATTTgtgagactttttttaaatccttatCATGAagttatttttcaattttatacGACTCTTTCAGATTTTCATTGTAAAATGTTAATCATATTTAGTAGACGCACGAGATGATTGTACAGACTGTAACCCTTtatcaaactgaaaaaataatatatatttgcTATGAAGACATTGTATTTCCTATGTGTATGGTACGCTATTTTCTAAGACGTCTATTAAACATTACAGAGTGATACcggcttgtgtgtttgttttacttcTGTTAACTAATTCAATCACATTTGGTATCATATGTGCTCAGAGAATGGGAAACATGCTGATTGAAATGGTTTATGTCCcagaaatattaataaatacTTGTATTCCTTTAAATATGATATTCAGTAGATATATCTAAGAATATATGACATAAAACTGGTTCACTTGTATAGATCTGAAATAACTGAGGAGCACAAGACCTACCATTATTGAGAGATGATGAAATGAATCTCTTTTTAGCCCCTTCAGGCAAGTTAGGGCCATGAGAAGCTTTAACTGATCCCACGAAAGATCTCCGTCACTGACGACAGAAAGCCCTACTCATGTTGAATTTGCCATAATCATGTGTGTTCAAGTGGATATTTACAGATGAGGTACACCTCCTTATatattgtg contains these protein-coding regions:
- the sorbs3 gene encoding vinexin isoform X1 translates to MQSQQSAQVAGEPNGSEGVFPGGAGVSSHQHILTSPELTHEVVIISPGLPTPPLSPFRSARQSSGDFKVSEVNGGSPGTLSFGSYYGPSQSHSGLSNGVQAAGTLPRSWTPTREERLIKFQGIGPVDETGMPIASRSSVNKPRDWYKSMFRQIHKKPEELEDLEPWSTERFQLSANTEESNEADMNLFRLTPHGALPDWSEDVDKLSEPGKQHRQPKSIFDFEPGKTSGSESHGQTQLFPSKQPEREKSPSIEASLVSELSRFEAELDSEIQGLERSLLEKKQHRGRGEETRGRGPETAPHYTGTTNYNNFSATKQPVQRSVAPSSASAPSYVERLSTADEIMELPHKKEEKKMKAARAKFNFQAQSPKELTLQKGDIVYIHRQVDANWFEGEHHGRAGIFPTSYVEILPPTEKPTPIKSPTLQVLDYGEAVALYNFNADLPVELSFRKGEVISISRRVDDQWLEGRISGTNRSGIFPASYVQVNKMPRTKYSTEDYSPGPVSPIPPGPQSPGRPLHSPCHSPLSPLTPTSLSPKPPHSPVKPSSPVPYGSPASQSRSPTQSPVSREMGNRLPHGTSRTASPTSLNSHWSGTHSPSQSSPARAVSPSGPPAASALRAGAPTASSLRYTDPSQGAIPSRTALSNPHVSSLPHQRALNHSASALGQRQPYKAVYNYKPQNSDELELREGDIVQVMEKCDDGWFVGTSERTRAFGTFPGNYVAPV
- the sorbs3 gene encoding vinexin isoform X4 gives rise to the protein MQSQQSAQVAGEPNGSEGVFPGGAGVSSHQHILTSPELTHEVVIISPGLPTPPLSPFRSARQSSGDFKVSEVNGGSPGTLSFGSYYGPSQSHSGLSNGVQAAGTLPRSWTPTREERLIKFQGIGPVDETGMPIASRSSVNKPRDWYKSMFRQIHKKPEELEDLEPWSTERFQLSANTEESNEADMNLFRLTPHGALPDWSEDVDKLSEPGKQHRQPKSIFDFEPGKTSGSESHGQTQLFPSKQPEREKSPSIEETRGRGPETAPHYTGTTNYNNFSATKQPVQRSVAPSSASAPSYVERLSTADEIMELPHKKEEKKMKAARAKFNFQAQSPKELTLQKGDIVYIHRQVDANWFEGEHHGRAGIFPTSYVEILPPTEKPTPIKSPTLQVLDYGEAVALYNFNADLPVELSFRKGEVISISRRVDDQWLEGRISGTNRSGIFPASYVQVNKMPRTKYSTEDYSPGPVSPIPPGPQSPGRPLHSPCHSPLSPLTPTSLSPKPPHSPVKPSSPVPYGSPASQSRSPTQSPVSREMGNRLPHGTSRTASPTSLNSHWSGTHSPSQSSPARAVSPSGPPAASALRAGAPTASSLRYTDPSQGAIPSRTALSNPHVSSLPHQRALNHSASALGQRQPYKAVYNYKPQNSDELELREGDIVQVMEKCDDGWFVGTSERTRAFGTFPGNYVAPV